GCAGTTACAATGGATTCTACAGCAGTTATAATAGATTCTAGTACTGTTGCAATGGATTCTAGTGCAGTTACAATGGATTCTACAGCAGTTATAATAGATTCTAGTACTGTTGCAATGGATTCTAGTGCAGTTACAATGGATTCTAGTACAGTTATAATAGATTCTAGTACTGTTGCAATGGATTCTAGTGCAGTTACAATGTAGCTGGCGAGCAGCCCAGCCAGCTACACTGATCAATGATTTGTCTCAATGTACCGGTATATAAGTTTCACTGCTGTTACTCAGTGTTGGCATGTCTTCAATTCTCAGTGCGAATGATAGATCTGCATGCTGTCTGAATGCGCATTATTAAAAATGATGTCCAGTCAGTGATGAGAACACGGTCGAGCTACACAGATAATGTGAAGTCAGGTGCTGCACTGGAGGGTCCTCTCTTTCCAGGAGTGTTGGTTCAAGCAGATAATCGAGTGGAAACAGGGTTCTTGTCTTGGTTTTGTGCTTTATTTAATCTTCagaaaagaataaataataatgaattcacAAAAGCATTCCAAAAGGAAACCACGGCCTTGTTTTTACAGATCACACGCAGCGAGAACATGCTTGAAATCTAAAAGTAGGAAGCACGCTGCGGTGAGCAGCACTTTGTATGAACTATGCAAGGCTGTCAAGGCAGGCAAGTGCGGAACTGCAAGAGCTTCATTGGAACGTCACTTCAGTTCTAATGGAATTACAGGGTAATTCCTGCCTGCTGTGCAGCATTACCATAATGCACAGGACAGGGGGTGCAGGGTGAGGGACGCAACACAGCCTTGTACTAAGCAAAGGTAGAACATTACCCAAGGGCAGCGAGGAGCCCCGAAGCTATTCAAAAACTCAAGTTCCTTCTTTCAGTAAACTTTCAACATctacctttcaaaaaaaaaaaaagaaactgttataATTCTTCACCTACTCTGCCAGCCAAAGCTTCATTATGACATCCAGATAATGTGTTAATGAATAAGGACATGGCACTGCAATTTACAATAAACAGTTTATTACTGAAGAACAGGAACGGCACGGAAGCAGCACACAGATAGGAGACACAGACGCACAGAGTAAGAAACAGCGCAGCCGGTGGCACCAGCTTTTCAAACTAGCaaatgtggttttttttggggggggggggggggggggggcagatttttaaagaaaaagttttGCGCGTCAGAGTTTTATCAAAATAGTTCGGTTTTGAGCAAAGACTTTTCGAATGTCTCAATGCAGCGGTCAACCTGTGCGGCTCCAGGCAAATCGGTTTTACAATTGATACTGGTAATTAATTGGTGAAGGGTATATAGATTATTAGAATCCCCCTTTACCAGTCGTACTTACCATGAAAACATGTGATTCCAGTTAGCCATACCAGTTTTGGTAATGCTTCCGGGTAGATTATTAGAATCCCACTTTACCAGTGTCTTCCCATGAAACACTGATTCCAGTAGCATACCAGTTTTGGATGGGGAGCTTTAAAGATGAGTGTGGGCAGCAGGATTGAAAAGACCTCTCGAAGCACAGACCTCTCGGGAATGTACAGCAGCATGTGGGTGCGTGAGTGTCCATTGTGTGAGGGAGCCAGCTGCAGGCAAAGAACGCACAACCACACGCACATCGCAAGCACACATTACAACAGGATCGCTGCCCCAACGCCACAACCACAGGGATTACAACGCAGAGAGTTCAATAATGTTTTTGGTCCACGTGCCCTACTCAAAATGCCGTAAGGCTGGTGCAAGCTCATTCTGTCCGAGCTCAACCTCGGACTAAAACACAGTGGTTTTTGTGGTCACTTTACCACCCCCCCCACTGTCCACCACACTCAATATGCTAAACCAACCCAGTTTCACAGTGGGCGGAGAGAAGGCTTCAACACgtcactcaattttttttttctctcaacgtGACTTTTTTGGATGCCGTATCGTATTAATCTAATTgagagtacatttaaaaatgataatgaaaTTTAAAAAGCCTTGCTTATTTAAAATGCATCAGCAGAACGGCTCTCCTTCATTCGCTTTActgataaaactttaaaaagcaaGTCCCGTCCGCTCCCTAAGAACAAGGGAAAGCGGTTCACTCTGTGCAAAGCTGTGCTAACCATTCTCACTCTTCTAGGCTATTCATTAAGTCGGCTGTTCTGCTGACACATCGATTACATTGATTTTCttagcaatgcaaaaaaaaaaaaaaaaaaaaaaaaaaaaaaacccagcctgCTTCTGCAGACAGAGCTTACTGTAACCATCCCAAGTGTGTCTGCAGCTCCAATTTGCAGGGGTCCCAACAGTTAATCCACGTGCTGCCTGCTGACGTCACGGGAAGCCGAATGGGATTACAGGCTGGTGCAGTGAGCAAAGACGCTCGTCGCTCTCCGATCCTCACCGTGCACACTGCAGACCAGGGAGCTCAAACTGCACCGCCATTCTCACAGAGTCCCCAGAGCACTACTATAGCAGCAATAGCAATACAGGAGCGCCTTTATAAACAGGGGACTCTCGTAAGGCGCTGCCTATCACAGCCCTGTCATTTACTGTTTATGATATCCAGGCAGGATCAGGCGCCTCCTTAATGTTAAAATCAGTGGATCACTGAACACAAACTCACAACAGAAAGATATTTTTCAATACACTAAGCTGTCTCACAAAGTCAAGTTACTGTGCTCTGGAATtgaaactattaaaaaacaatgcagggcaAAGACAAGCCCTGTTAAAAATCACATCGTCCCTCCCTGGCAAACCAAAAAGCTCTGCTCGTTAACACTTGTTTGCAAGAGTGTCTTCTCAGCACTGGGACGACCTACTGACTGACAAAAACTATTCACACATGACAAGCTAGGGGTGTGCACTGCCCTATTTAAAAACCTTCCGCTCCACTGAAGAAGGCTGTATAGAACAAGCCAAGGCTGGAGAGGTCAGCCTCGTTGGGGGTTTCTTGCAAGATGCTGGCAGTAGAACAAACGCCAGCACTTGGACTTGAAGGCAGTGCCCTTTCTACAGCTATAAAAGGTTCATAGTGTTGTTTCTAAACTCCCACTGCTGCAGGTCATAGCAATGAGGCTTCAGACTGGGTTGAACTGTATCGAGCTGGACATCTGACCACTACTGTTTCCGTATGCACTTCTGCACTCCACCGGCAGCAAAACAGAGGCTGACTCAAACAGCTCTCCGTGTCTGCCTGCATCAGGGCAGTTTCCCCTGAGCCGAGACACCAGATATAATATCCGTTCTCTGTGCCTGCTGTCACACAGCCTTATCACTGCAGACAGTGTCCCTGCGTCAGCAGCTCCAGGAGCCACGACATGTAAAGAAAGCAGTTTCACCTCCTTCCTTATGAATAAAAtaagcacacagcacagagatAGAGAGTCAGATAGATAGGCAGGCAGAAAGAAACACCACATGGTGTGAATGGGTTAAGGGTGTGGAGACAAGGGGGTTGACGGAAGGCAGCAGGGACGTTTCAATGCATTGTTCACCCAACGGTTTGTTCTCTGGGATGAAAGCAAGGCTTGTTTGTGTACACAGCTTCTCAACATCTCTACCGGATCTCTATGAAATCTCAACAGAAGACTTCCAGGAGATGGAGCCTGGAGCAAGAGGAGAGGAGGGACACGGAAACCTTTCTATCAAGACTACCACAGTTTAAACAGAGTCAGAATGAAGTCTGAAGactctctctggctctctctctcctcttctatTTCATGTTCTTTCGTTCTCTCTGTTCTGGGAGTCACCGCCCCGGGGTGAAGATGTAGTCGAGGGCCTGTCTCTCTGCCGCCGCCACGTTGGGATGCCACAGGTCCACCATGAAGACCACGCGCGGGCCGTCCTCCGCACTGCCTGCACAAAACACAACAGCGCAGGTCACGTCACGTCAGCACACGTGTGCACCATCTCATCCAGACCTGGGGTCTATTTTACATAACCAGcaacacaaatacagaaacacacactagagaactttattttttcaaacaaatggggttaataaaagtggttgaaaatccAAGAATAACGATCGAATGACAAACAAACATATAAGTGAACTAATTAcaataaattacaaattacacaattacaataatTTACAAATGACAGTTGTAACTGAGCCCAGCTGTGACTTCAGCCTGACCTCACACTTGCTGTTCTGTTGCTTCTGTTAATATTGAACTACCCTGTTCCACTCATTCCATTTCCCCTGAGCACTGCACAGACTGTGCATCATTCAGAGCGTCTACTCCCTGTGCTGGCGTCTTCTGGGACCCACAGGGAAACCAGAAAGCATGCTCTCAAAGGGACTAGGTTTCCTTTAAGAAATGAGAAGCCCCAAAGCAGGCGCAGGCTCTCTCAGCGTTTAGAGGAGAATCTGGCTGCTGTTTGCTGCTCAGTCCCATGGCTGCTCTCCTGCAGAGGAGGCTGGCGTTACAAGGCTGTATTGAACTCAGCCTGCATTGCAGAGGACTGGCACGAGACAGGCAGAGCAAGGAGACTGTCCACGTAAGGCTGGAATCCCATCTCTGGATTCTGGGGACTTAATTCTCGTGGTGCATCAGGTCACACTCTATGGACCTACATCCTTATCATCCTCGCCAGGGTTTGGGATCGATTCccgttttaaaatcaattcccttgCGATGGTtcaactgcttttatttgaagaCGATTTTATTGGCTTCAGTGTAAGTGACGTGTTTcgctgtgagaagctcattttaacacaatgttgctgattttaatcagtgatgtgttggaattgattaaaaggagATTGGAACTGATTAAAAGGAATTGGATCTGAAAAGCAGGACTCGATCCTGACCCTGTCGTGATGTTTAAatccctctcctccctgccctgtGCTCCCCACAGTGCTGGACTCACCTTCGTGGTAGGCAGTGTGCAGGAAGGAGTCGTCGAACAGGAGGCAGCTCCCCTCAGCCCAGCACTGGGGCTCCCCGCCCACCACCAGCTCACAGCTACTGGGGATCTTCAGCCCTGGGGAGAGGGGGGAGGCTTTGGTTTTATCcacatgtttacaaaaacaaaacaggcccCATATCATCATCTTTCCAACCGTgattatacagaaaaaaataattctttgCAGCTTTGAAacagccttaaaaaaataaaaaataaaaccttaaaaaaaccCTATACCAAGAGTTCGTCCCCACGCTCACACATAGAGGCACGCCCTTCTCTGCATTATCTACTAGAACATATGCACATTTAATGACACTACAATTACTCAGTACCCCCCACACCTGCCCCCGCCCGCACCCCTCCGTACCCAGGTGGCAGCGTATCCGCACGTTGGTGGGGCCGTAGTGCTCTGTGATGAGCGTGCCGGGGCTCAGCACGGAGAAGCAGGCGTTCCCGAACACGTTGTTCCCGATGAAGGTGCGCAGCGAGCCCAGGGTGCGGTAGGCACGGGGGCAGCGACGGCAGTTCTGCGGCACGCTCACGCCCTGGTTCACCAGGTAGAAGGTGTGCCACTCCCCGTGGGGGGTGCTGTTCACCTTCCAGCCCTGCGAGGGGGACAGGCTGCAGTTGGAGAACCCCTGATGCACCGCTTCAAACTCTGCCAGCAGCACCGGCCAGCTCCGCTCCAGCAGCTCCACGTCGTGCTTCTGCGCCTCCCGGGAGAAGTAGGGGGAGGTGGGCAGGTCCGGCAGGAAGAACACTTCCGGTTTCTGGATGGAGGGGCGGCTGGCTAGGTAGCGCCCCTGGTCCCGCACCCCCTTGTGCACGCGGCCCATGCCGGCCCAGGTGTAGCGCTTGGCGTACTCCTGCAGGTTGTGGTACAGCCGCTGGTTCAGCCCCTCGCTGTGTGCCGTGCAGCGGAAGCACTCGGGGGAGTGGCAGTAGGCATAGCCGTTCTGGGGCCCCTCCCCGTCACCCCGCTCTGCGAGGAGGGAGGCGCTGGAGGGGACCACCGCTCCGGCTCTGTAGCTCCGGGGGGACGTGGCGGCCTGCTCGCGCCCCACGCGGTAACAGTACCAgatgaacagcagcagcaggcagctCACGGTGGCCAGGGCGCTGGCGTCGCAGTCCCGCACAGCATGCATGCCGCCAGCCACCTGGTCACGCAGTCTGTCCAGAGACCAGTCCATACCGGGGGGGGGAGGTTAGAGACCAGGGGGGCTCAGGAGGCGCTGCGAGGGCTGGGTGTCAGGAAACATCGAGCGCTCATTGAAGAGGCGGGCAGGAAGCAGTGGAAAACAGGGAGAGAGATGGTGTGGGTAAATCACCATAGCAATACCGGCAACCCAGGCAAGCTGGGAAGGgtgagcggggggggggggggggtctatctGCCTGCTGCCACGGCGACGGTCTCAGAGGTCATTGTTGTGGCTGCAaacgacctgaaaaaaaaaaaaaaaacagctgctaaaCTGAGTGACAAAGAGCTTCAGCAAAACCCAATCCCCCTCTCTCATCCCAGGGattgaaagcagtttgatccaatgcTGGTTTTagtaggagtttaataagacacacccgagctggttgcctatacactggggctaatcaagcttgcagttaAACCTGAGTGAAACTGCTCTGCCCACACACCCTCTGCTGTCTCTGTGTTTAAAGCCTCGCTGACTCACACTTGCCACGTCTCAGGAAAAAagcaaagggaaacaaaacaatgaTCAGTGGTCCCTCCAGCAGGTTGAAGAGACAAGCGAGTCGCTGATCGAGGGCTCGGAACATCGCTGCTGTTACTGCACCACTTCATGAAAACAACGCTCCAGCGTTCCAGTCATTAGGAATACAAATTCCGCTCAACCGCTTATGAACACCAGCTGAATTACAATAAACACCTACAGTAGAACTGGCTGACAGctcgatcaaaaaaaaaaaaaaaaaaaaaagataacctcACCCCCCTGGACACCCTCCCCCTAGATACTGCACTGTCCAGTAAGAGAGCTGCTACAAATTTAAACACAGGCGTGACATTCCATGCAGACCGAATGACCATAGCAGGTATAATCTGtgctgccacacacacacacacacacaaacacacacacactcacacacgcacacactcacacacacactgcaccttGCTTTATTTTCctactagatttaaaaaaaaaaaaaaaaaaacaccaagaaacTCTTGTGGAGATAAAAGTTGAAAAGAAGACCTGCCTAAAACAATGGGCAGGCTGATGCCTgcagtggagtgtgtgtgtgtgtgtgtgtgtgtgtgtttaaccttCTCAATCAATACCATTAAGGCTGTCTATCAGTTTCTCTCTCTGCAGGAGGCTACACTAACAGATGACAGGCACTGCCAGCCCCACAGCAATGAACACTTTGTAAGCGGCCAGGATTTCTCAGTGTCAGTATTAGGTGACACGCACGACATTGCACTGAAGGAAGGTATGTGCTCTCCATCACTGCAGTAATGACAcagccctctcctctcctctccctgtaaTTGAAATGGTTAACTGTTGGAGACAAAACGCAGCCAGAACGGCCACGACAACCCATCGTCAAGACAGGTGCAGCTGTCTCTGATTCCGATCAGTCGATGAGACGATCACTCCAACAAAACACAAGCACGCAAGCACAGCGCGGATTGTAAAATCAAACCGCTCCGCACGCAGCTCTTTACATTTCAAAcacgcttgttttttttttttttaattcaacctCTTAAAGTCGCCGGCCTCTGGCCCGCGGTCCAGTGCTATGGTGACTGATCTTAGACACGGACATGTTTCACAAGCCGAGGTACCTGCTAGtgcaggctggctggctggcaggcaAGCACCGGTAAATCGGGGCTGTGACTATGGTTATGTAAGGTGGCAGTTTTAAGTTTCTGGGCAGACAGATACATTTCGATCTGGTACACACACAGCGCTGCGCCAGGAACGGCTAGTGACCCCGTACGCACAGTCCaaaaattatttgaaatgcaGCACACAGCTGTTCTGTCTTTTGTCTCTGTGTACCGAGCATGCAAGCAGTCAGAAATAACGAACATCGTGGGTCTCATTTATTGCTACGGATTCTTATTTTAACTACCACCACGCTTGCCGAAAAATAATCCATTTTATTTACTCACCAGATCTGTTGTTTTCTCCCACACGCAGTCTGAATCTCAAACCTCTCGCCCAAGCAAGTTCTGGACGTACACTAGACCTCCGGTGCAACTGATGCGACCAACACCAGACCTGAGCCGCTTCATTGTGCAtcctgtattaataataatatgcatgacGAGCCAGCGCAGCCTCcagcccttctctctctctctctctctctctctctctctctctctctctctctctctctctctctctctctctcaaatacaCACAGCTGTCACTAGCCGAGACAGGCTGCAGAGCGCCCAGTCACTGTCTCTCTAACCATCAGCGCTGAGGAAGGATGCGTCTGGATCTGATAGCACTTCAGTACACCCGGCTTCTCCTACAAACTACGAGCACTTGAATAGCATGCAAATAGTATTTATTTAGACAAATAAACCCCCATCGTGCCACCACGCTTATCCTACCTGCAGCATCCTCAGCATAGCCGTACACGCGACGTCACCGCCTGACTATACTACTACCTGATGCGCGCAAGGTGTCCCTGGGAATTGGAGTCTGTGGTTTACGAGCTCctggaatttatatatatatatatatatatatatatatatatatatatatatatatatatatatatatatatatatatatatatataaacaagtcaTGTATTATAAATCTGTGAGAACCTTAAATTCTTAAGATTTCTTATTATACAAACAGGTGCAGGGTCccatcttttgtttgttttgtttttgttttttttaagactacAAATCCCGACGTTCCCTGCAAACGACAGCGGAAAAGCTGCTACGCTGTGACGTGTCTTGTTTTAGCGACACCTCGTGGTGGTCAGAGATTTTTACAAAGGGCTTGTGCAGGACTGACGTTATTGTCTGAATATGCTGTGCTGGAAAGCCTAACGGTGAATGAGCGCCCAAGAGCATGTTCAATCTGATTGATTTCTGATCTGCTTTCTTCAATAGCTGATCCATCAGCGCACCGAATTTCATCATCAAAAAATCAACTGGCTTTCTAGTCTGTTCACATCTCCTGCAGCATTGTAAGCAGACTGATTTGATACGAATTGCAATCTTATAgtaagtttccatttattgattccagTATTCAAAAGTTACATGTACATTTATCATTTCTGTACCCTGGGTCTCCCCTCACAGCTGCTTACTTTACAGCTGTGCTGAGTCACAGTGTTCTCCAGCGTGTTTAGCCTTCATTGACCCTGACAGCATTGTCAGCTGCAGACGCACACACTTTCCCTTCTGCACTTGTGAACTAGGACTGCTACCTAAATATGCTCTTTACTGCTCTCTGTGTCATGAGACATGGAGACATCCCTCCTCTCCTGCCCAGAATCCTATGTCCTTTGTAGTGTTTCACATAATAagtcacacgcacacgcacacacacacacacacacacacagacacacacacacacacaactttttttttttttaagcatttatttaGGGAAATCTGTCACGTTCATTTTAAGAAAATTTACATTACAAGGCAGAAAGCAACACATacatcaaaataacatttttaagatAATATAATACTGTGTTATCAGAACTACAACATATTGTTACTAAAAGCTGCAGTGCAAACCTGTCAAAAtgagaatgtttaaaaacactaGAGCCGATCACTGTATCAGCACCCTAATCAGTGAGGGGCACTCAGACAGGCTGGAGCCCTGAAGAGTACGGGACAGCATTGAGAACTCTGTCACATTATCACAATGCTGGCTCCCACACCCACATTTCTGAAAGGAAGTCGCGCAAATCCTTTCTACTGAAATAATCAATGCAGTGAattattgttcagtttttttttattattattattttatttacattaaaatagttttgctACTTTCGGAAAACGTAAAATAAACTTTTTCGTTTGATTTGAAACTCCGGtgaatgttttaatatattttaccaggTCCACCATTCATCTCGTTTCCAAAAGCCTATTCATGGTGTTTATTAAGGTGGCTTGCAAGTTAACATCCAGGTTTTTGATGCAGTAGTCCTGGGACCCCTTTTTTGAATATCGCTGCCGGGATGTCCCGTATAAAACATGCAACCATTTATAGCCTTTATCCTGCTGCACCTGAATCTCTTCAATGGACAGACCCTTCCTTCAGAGAGATGTTCTTTTTTAGATGATCGCTCACTTAaaggtggtgctggtgtcgtccTTCACTGCTATAGTGGGTTTCCAGTCATTCTGAATAAACTCTGTCAAGATATTAAAGTCCAAACCCGGACCTGAATGAAATGCATCTGTTCAATACCAGAACTTTAATGATCTCCAGTAACAAGCATCTGTACAGCACAGCCACCCTAGAGTAGCTAACTCAACCGATTCAATGCTTAAAAATAACCCACAATGTGTAGAGATGTTCCTATCACTGCATTGGATTAGCGTTATCTCTCCTGTGTACTACACTACTGGAACGGTCTGCAGCTTTGGGCTCTGCCGTGTAGAGAGGG
The Polyodon spathula isolate WHYD16114869_AA chromosome 22, ASM1765450v1, whole genome shotgun sequence genome window above contains:
- the asphd2 gene encoding aspartate beta-hydroxylase domain-containing protein 2; the encoded protein is MDWSLDRLRDQVAGGMHAVRDCDASALATVSCLLLLFIWYCYRVGREQAATSPRSYRAGAVVPSSASLLAERGDGEGPQNGYAYCHSPECFRCTAHSEGLNQRLYHNLQEYAKRYTWAGMGRVHKGVRDQGRYLASRPSIQKPEVFFLPDLPTSPYFSREAQKHDVELLERSWPVLLAEFEAVHQGFSNCSLSPSQGWKVNSTPHGEWHTFYLVNQGVSVPQNCRRCPRAYRTLGSLRTFIGNNVFGNACFSVLSPGTLITEHYGPTNVRIRCHLGLKIPSSCELVVGGEPQCWAEGSCLLFDDSFLHTAYHEGSAEDGPRVVFMVDLWHPNVAAAERQALDYIFTPGR